GATGCTGGCGAAACGTAAAATTTGTCAGGAGGTTCTCCATGACACATGCATTTTGTCCGGAATGTGATGCGAAGATCACAGTAGGACGAGACCCCAGTGAAGGACAGCAGGTTAGTTGTCCACAGTGTGGGGCGTATTTGATGGTCGTAGGCGTTTCACCGTTAGAACTGGATTGGGCTTTCGATGACGAAGAGCTCGAATACGACGATGATTACGACTACGAAAGAGAGGATGATTATTAAATCCAAATCGGTAGAAAAATAACGAGTTGGAATTTCAAGACAATTTAACATATCGGGGCGCAGAAGTTCCTGCGCCCTAGTTTTTTTAACCAGATTAAGCCGGGATGAGTTGGTGGGTTTTTCTGACACTCACTCGACGGGGGGATTGAAATAATTGTACACGGCGCGGGAGATGTCGGCGAACATCTTCGACGTCGGGTCCCAAAACATCTCCTGTTCTTGGAACAAGAACAGTGAAAACACGTAATCGCCACCCGGTGTGTAGACGATGCCGGCGTCTCCGATCATGTCGAAAGGCGAACTTGGCCAGCCATGCTTATGTGCCACCCGAGTGCCGTCCGGTACACCCGCTTCGATCAAACTCCCGATCTTGTTCTGAGCAAGCAGGTCGATCATATGGCTGCATTCCTGCGGTGTGACACGATCGGGGTAAACGGCGAGCAGTGCACCGCCGCCGTTCTCACAATGGTATATGTCCATCAACAGCATCCCAATATCAGACGGGGTGGTTTGCGTGTACTTATCCGGCCGGGTGTTGATGTCCGTTCGTTGGTTGGCGGGCGTGTTATAGGTACGCAGGAGCGGCGCGCCAAGATAATAGAACCCGCCCGAAAAGGTGTTATTCAAACCCAACGATTGAAGGATGTCCGTGACCGCAAGCGGTCCAAGATCGCCGCCAATTTGTTCCATCAACCAGTCTGAAGATTCGTTGCCCGAACGCGTGATCATGTCAAACATATGATCGTCCGCTTCTTCGCCGAAGGGTTCGTCGAACTCTATGAAGTATGCCGTCATGATGCCAATCTTGATGGTCGAGGCTGCGCCAAAGGAAACATCGGGTTCCGCAGGGATGTCTTCACCATTCAGGTACACGATGTGCAGCTCTTCACCCGACCGCAAATTCACCAGGAACAAATCTGTGAGGCCAGGAAAACCCGCGCCGTCCACGATCTGTTTGATTAAAATCTCGAGCGTGCCTAATGTCGGCCTCGGGGGTACGTCTTCCAGAACTGGCAGGTTAACGACCCGAGAATGGGGCAGCATCAAGATGTCCCCGATCAACCGTTGTGCCCGGTCGATATCGAGAACACGACCCGGTCTTCCGGGATTGAAATTGGGCGTTCCCGGAATGGGCTCGGCAAGATACGGAGGCTCGTCGTACCGGGCGGCAATATCCGCCAGGACCAATTCGAGCTGCGAAACGGAATACTCGGCACGCAAGGGTATCGCCGCTTCTTCCCCCGGACGATTCCACAGAAAGTCCATGAAGCCGGACCAGAAATCGTCGCCGGTACGCATCGACTCGGCTGCCGCCAGCATGACTTCGGTATCCAGGCGGAAACCAACGCTCGCTGGCGACATGAGGATGATCTGATCGTCGTAGTGCAGTTCGACGGGTGAGCTGTAGGTCTGCAGGATATGTTCGACTGCTTCAGTTTGGGACAGTCCACCGACGGGAACACCGCCGACGGTCAGTCCTTCCGGAAGACGTGCCCGCTGCCGGCTGAATGCGATCAGCTCGAAGAAGAAAAAGACAACCGCCGCCAATAACAAACCAATCGATATCCAGCGTAGATAATCGGGACCGCCTCGTCGCATCATTCCTCCAAAAACGAGAGTATATCACACCCGATAAGAGCTGCTTTTGAGTCACGCCGCATGATTGCAGATGTCAGAAATCGCATCCGGAATGGCAGTTCGAGTGAGATCTTCAGGCTTTAGACGACCCAGCCGCGCAGCAGCAAAGGCAGCAGGTTTGCGAAGGCATGCGCTCCCCAGGGCGCCCAGATCGATCGGAAACGAGCGTAAAGCCAACCGGACAGGATCCCAAACGCAAAGATGCTGACGATGTCCAGCCAACCCTGGCTCCAATGTCCTGGATGAAAACTGAAGAGCAGCGCCTGCGTCACGATTCCCGGCCAACGACCGAATTTCGCCAGCAGCGAGCCGCCGATATAACCACGGAAAAAGGTTTCTTCCAGAAATGGAATCCAGAATACCAATCCGAACAACAGCGTGCCGTTCCATCCGATCTGAGTCCAATCGTTCTCGATCCAGGCGTTGAACGCGAGGCTCAACCCGCGCCACACGGCGCCGGCCAGCATGCCCCAGCCCAACATCGCCAGCGCACGTTTGCGCCTGTAGCCATAGACGATTGGAGTCCTCCGAAAGAGCAGCAGCGTGAGCCAAGGGAGGACGGCGATGACCCAGACCCACGAACGAAGATATGGAGCGAAGCGGTCTGTACCCGAAATCGTTACGAAGTCGACGACGAGGATGAAGAACACTCCCGGAACGACGGCAGCCACGGGCAGCGATGGCAATCCGTTATCATCCACCGCCGAATCTCCCGGCGCCCGGCTAGAAACAAGCCCGTTCAAATCTACATTTCTTCCAAACGTTCCATCTGCGTCTTGATCTTCTCGGCAGCCTGTTGGAACTCGACCAGCCTGTCTCTTTCTTTTTGAACGACGTCTCCGGGCGCACGTTCGGAGAACGGGCCGGCCAATAATTTCTCGAGACGTTCGATCTGGGAGTCGACCTCCGCGTATTCCTCGGTCAGACGCTCGCGCTCCGTTTCCACGTCGATGGCGTCTTCCAGCCTGAGATGCACTTCGACCGGACCGATCACCAGCGGAATCGCATCTGCCGGAGGTGACGGTAAAACTTCGTGGACCTCCATCCGCCCAGGTTCGATGCCCGCCAGAGAAGCGACCGAATCCCGCTGTTCCTCCAGCATGCCCGCCATCGATCCGGCGTTGAACGTGGCTGCGATTTTCGTCTCGGGGGATATCCCCTGATCCGAACGGACGTTACGGATGGCACGCACGACGTCCATCAACAGATCGAAGCGGTCCATCGTGTCCTTTTCCGCCTCCGAAATGGGATTCCGATGCGGCCATTGCGCCACGATGAGCGCACCTTCCCACGCCGAAAGAAAACCAAACCCACCGCCGTGTTCGAGGCAAGCTGCTTTCAGTTTTCCCCAGAGTTCTTCCGTCACGTACGGCGTAAAGGGGTGCAGCAGTCTCAGACAGGCATCCAGCACCTCGACCAGGACTCTGGCGGTGTGCCAGGCACGCGCGCCGCCCTGCCTCGCCTGCAGCTTCGCGATTTCGATGTACCAATCGGCAAATTCACGCCAGAAGAATTCGTAAATCTGCCGTCCGGCTTCGCCGTATTGATAGGACGCAAAAAGCCTGTCCACGTCCCTCCCGAGTGTCTCCGGTTTTCGACAACGTCATGATCACGAAACGGCCCGCGTTCCAGATTTTATTGGCGAAATTCCGGTTGGCCTCCACGCGTTGGAGACTGAGATTCATGTCGTTGCCGGGAGTCGAACCGGTGAGCATGGTGTATCGGAGCGCATCGGTGCCGAATTCGTCCATGACCTCCAGAGGATCGATCACGTTTCCCAACGTTTTACTCATTTTCCGACCTTGCCCGTCGCGGACCAGGCCGTGCAGGTATACGGTTTCAAAGGGCGCGACGCCCGTGAACTCCAGACCCATCATGATCATCCGCGCCACCCAAAAGAAGAGGATGTCGTATCCCGTTTCCATCATCGTCGTCGGATAGAAGTAGCGGTAATCTTCGGTTTCTTCCGGCCATCCCAGCGTCGAGAAAGGCCACAAGCCTGAGGAAAACCATGTATCGAGTACATCGGGATCCTGCTCGATGTCCTTCGAATTACAGTGAGCGCATCGATCGGGATCGTCGCGTGCGACGGTTATTTCGCCGCATTCATTACAGTGCCAGGCCGGGATACGATGTCCCCACCACAACTGCCGGGAGATGCACCAATCACGGATGTTTTCCAACCAGTTGAAATACACTTTCGTGAAGCGCTCGGGCACGATTTTCACCTCGCCCCGGCGTACGACTTCGAGCCCCTTTTCGGCCAGCGGCTTCATGCTCACGAACCACTGCGTGGAAACCATTGGCTCGACGATTTCCCCGCCCCGCTGCGAGCGGGGAACCTGCATTAAATACGGTTCCGTTTTGATCGTAAGCCCGGCCGCTTCCATGTCGGCCCACAATTTCTCGCGGCACTCGAATCGGTCCATGCCTTGATAGGGACCGGCGTTTTCGTTCATCGTGGCATCCGGATTGAGTACGTTGATCACGTCCAGATTGTGGCGTTTGCCGATCTCGTAGTCGTTCGGATCGTGTCCCGGCGTGATCTTCAGCGCGCCGGTCCCGAATTCGATGTCCACGTAGCTGTCTTCGATCACCGGGATGAGACGGTTCAGCATCGGCACCACGCATTTCTTCCCCAGCAGATGCTTGTAGCGCGCATCT
The genomic region above belongs to Anaerolineales bacterium and contains:
- a CDS encoding lysine biosynthesis protein LysW, producing MTHAFCPECDAKITVGRDPSEGQQVSCPQCGAYLMVVGVSPLELDWAFDDEELEYDDDYDYEREDDY
- a CDS encoding class I tRNA ligase family protein, which produces MDRLFASYQYGEAGRQIYEFFWREFADWYIEIAKLQARQGGARAWHTARVLVEVLDACLRLLHPFTPYVTEELWGKLKAACLEHGGGFGFLSAWEGALIVAQWPHRNPISEAEKDTMDRFDLLMDVVRAIRNVRSDQGISPETKIAATFNAGSMAGMLEEQRDSVASLAGIEPGRMEVHEVLPSPPADAIPLVIGPVEVHLRLEDAIDVETERERLTEEYAEVDSQIERLEKLLAGPFSERAPGDVVQKERDRLVEFQQAAEKIKTQMERLEEM
- a CDS encoding CPBP family intramembrane metalloprotease yields the protein MDDNGLPSLPVAAVVPGVFFILVVDFVTISGTDRFAPYLRSWVWVIAVLPWLTLLLFRRTPIVYGYRRKRALAMLGWGMLAGAVWRGLSLAFNAWIENDWTQIGWNGTLLFGLVFWIPFLEETFFRGYIGGSLLAKFGRWPGIVTQALLFSFHPGHWSQGWLDIVSIFAFGILSGWLYARFRSIWAPWGAHAFANLLPLLLRGWVV
- a CDS encoding serine hydrolase, whose translation is MRRGGPDYLRWISIGLLLAAVVFFFFELIAFSRQRARLPEGLTVGGVPVGGLSQTEAVEHILQTYSSPVELHYDDQIILMSPASVGFRLDTEVMLAAAESMRTGDDFWSGFMDFLWNRPGEEAAIPLRAEYSVSQLELVLADIAARYDEPPYLAEPIPGTPNFNPGRPGRVLDIDRAQRLIGDILMLPHSRVVNLPVLEDVPPRPTLGTLEILIKQIVDGAGFPGLTDLFLVNLRSGEELHIVYLNGEDIPAEPDVSFGAASTIKIGIMTAYFIEFDEPFGEEADDHMFDMITRSGNESSDWLMEQIGGDLGPLAVTDILQSLGLNNTFSGGFYYLGAPLLRTYNTPANQRTDINTRPDKYTQTTPSDIGMLLMDIYHCENGGGALLAVYPDRVTPQECSHMIDLLAQNKIGSLIEAGVPDGTRVAHKHGWPSSPFDMIGDAGIVYTPGGDYVFSLFLFQEQEMFWDPTSKMFADISRAVYNYFNPPVE
- a CDS encoding valine--tRNA ligase; the encoded protein is MTIEDLPKTYDFNEVEERLYSWWETNGFFKPHIDPDRKPFVISIPPPNVTGELHLGHAMFVTMEDLMIRHSRMTGVPTLWVPGSDHAGIATQLQVERMLRKEGTSRKEIGREAFVKRAWEWKKEYGGIITQQLRRLGASCDWDRERFTLDNGLSKAVREAFVRLYEKGLIYRGTYLINWSPGLQTAVSDLEVEYSEEQGTLYYFKYPIADSQDFIPVATTRPETILGDTAVAVHPGDARYKHLLGKKCVVPMLNRLIPVIEDSYVDIEFGTGALKITPGHDPNDYEIGKRHNLDVINVLNPDATMNENAGPYQGMDRFECREKLWADMEAAGLTIKTEPYLMQVPRSQRGGEIVEPMVSTQWFVSMKPLAEKGLEVVRRGEVKIVPERFTKVYFNWLENIRDWCISRQLWWGHRIPAWHCNECGEITVARDDPDRCAHCNSKDIEQDPDVLDTWFSSGLWPFSTLGWPEETEDYRYFYPTTMMETGYDILFFWVARMIMMGLEFTGVAPFETVYLHGLVRDGQGRKMSKTLGNVIDPLEVMDEFGTDALRYTMLTGSTPGNDMNLSLQRVEANRNFANKIWNAGRFVIMTLSKTGDTREGRGQAFCVLSIRRSRTADLRILLA